A single genomic interval of Argopecten irradians isolate NY chromosome 8, Ai_NY, whole genome shotgun sequence harbors:
- the LOC138330042 gene encoding nuclear hormone receptor E75-like isoform X4 — protein sequence MDIFTEDILELTSEEDALFLKEEMIGTTIESQMDVADILNEAIDKPTSPDSTTKPTPSPLLPPCRVCGEKASGFHYGANTCEACKGFFRRSIVKVQNNKEQYKCIGDGKCNIKPGKRSACPLCRYKKCLEVGMSHEAIKTGRYTYEKRTRDTQEVKKLQQQNNSVDHRSELDLDDDEALAIIEPMMEVQKKYCPLTSLDPEMKLELRKRQEIIYEQYKSRVELFGTMSTLPPDVHQEFKQLTGIDLDNREELMAKVACQMEHGLRNMVELVRLIPGFSELSVEDQTNLIKSSHFEFWILMEFRMINPELSVVSGCLNAHKDDFAKLFAAEHTNDVFDFAKTLHALNMNSEEIVLLRGVVATFRDRCKLQEPEKVEKIQWKLLNCIRWLAKRNNLNPDKRLRVLLERLTALRTLTECSHKMNKIKAEWPVMSKHPLLLDLMKSSPA from the exons ACATCTTGGAACTGACGTCCGAGGAAGACGCCTTGTTCCTGAAAGAGGAGATGATCGGTACGACCATTGAGAGCCAGATGGACGTGGCGGACATACTGAACGAGGCCATAGACAAACCAACTAGTCCAGATTCTACCACCAAACCTACCCCATCACCTCTTCTCCCGCCATGTAGGGTCTGTGGCGAGAAAGCTTCCGGCTTTCATTATGGAGCAAACACGTGTGAAGCATGCAAG GGTTTCTTCAGAAGAAGCATTGTGAAGGTTCAAAATAACAAGGAACAGTACAAATGTATCGGCGACGGCAAGTGCAACATAAAGCCGGGAAAGCGCAGTGCTTGTCCCTTGTGTCGGTATAAGAAGTGTTTGGAAGTCGGCATGTCTCACGAAG CAATCAAGACTGGTCGTTACACGTACGAGAAGCGAACACGTGACACACAAGAGGTTAAAAAATTACAGCAGCAGAATAACTCTGTCGACCACAGGTCGGAGCTGGACCTGGACGACGATGAAGCTTTAGCTATCATCGAACCGATGATGGAAGTCCAGAAAAAATACTGTCCATTAACTAGTCTAGACCCTGAAATGAAGTTAGAATTACGGAAACGACAAGAAATTATATAT gaACAGTACAAATCTCGAGTAGAACTTTTCGGGACTATGTCAACACTTCCTCCAGATGTTCATCAAGAGTTTAAACAGCTGACTGGTATAGATTTGGACAACCGTGAGGAACTGATGGCTAAGGTCGCCTGTCAGATGGAACATGGATTGAGGAACATGGTGGAGCTTGTTCGTCTCATCCCCGGCTTCTCGGAACTATCTGTAGAGGATCAGACTAATCTAATCAAAT CGAGCCATTTTGAGTTCTGGATCTTGATGGAGTTCCGGATGATAAATCCCGAGCTTTCCGTTGTGTCCGGCTGTCTAAACGCCCACAAAGATGACTTTGCAAAACTCTTCGCGGCAGAACACACTAACGACGTGTTTGACTTCGCGAAAACCTTGCATGCTTTGAATATGAACTCTGAAGAGATTGTCCTACTTCGTGGAGTAGTTGCTACATTCCGAG ATCGTTGCAAGTTACAGGAACCTGAGAAGGTGGAAAAAATACAATGGAAACTTTTGAATTGCATTAGATGGTTGGCCAAGAGAAATAATCTCAATCCAGACAAGAGACTCCGTGTGTTACTAGAACGTTTAACAGCTTTACGCACACTCACAGAATGCAGTCACAAAATGAACAAGATCAAAGCAGAATGGCCGGTGATGTCGAAACACCCTCTTCTGCTTGACTTGATGAAAAGTTCACCAGCATGA
- the LOC138330042 gene encoding nuclear hormone receptor E75-like isoform X3, giving the protein MDIFTEGTDILELTSEEDALFLKEEMIGTTIESQMDVADILNEAIDKPTSPDSTTKPTPSPLLPPCRVCGEKASGFHYGANTCEACKGFFRRSIVKVQNNKEQYKCIGDGKCNIKPGKRSACPLCRYKKCLEVGMSHEAIKTGRYTYEKRTRDTQEVKKLQQQNNSVDHRSELDLDDDEALAIIEPMMEVQKKYCPLTSLDPEMKLELRKRQEIIYEQYKSRVELFGTMSTLPPDVHQEFKQLTGIDLDNREELMAKVACQMEHGLRNMVELVRLIPGFSELSVEDQTNLIKSSHFEFWILMEFRMINPELSVVSGCLNAHKDDFAKLFAAEHTNDVFDFAKTLHALNMNSEEIVLLRGVVATFRDRCKLQEPEKVEKIQWKLLNCIRWLAKRNNLNPDKRLRVLLERLTALRTLTECSHKMNKIKAEWPVMSKHPLLLDLMKSSPA; this is encoded by the exons ACATCTTGGAACTGACGTCCGAGGAAGACGCCTTGTTCCTGAAAGAGGAGATGATCGGTACGACCATTGAGAGCCAGATGGACGTGGCGGACATACTGAACGAGGCCATAGACAAACCAACTAGTCCAGATTCTACCACCAAACCTACCCCATCACCTCTTCTCCCGCCATGTAGGGTCTGTGGCGAGAAAGCTTCCGGCTTTCATTATGGAGCAAACACGTGTGAAGCATGCAAG GGTTTCTTCAGAAGAAGCATTGTGAAGGTTCAAAATAACAAGGAACAGTACAAATGTATCGGCGACGGCAAGTGCAACATAAAGCCGGGAAAGCGCAGTGCTTGTCCCTTGTGTCGGTATAAGAAGTGTTTGGAAGTCGGCATGTCTCACGAAG CAATCAAGACTGGTCGTTACACGTACGAGAAGCGAACACGTGACACACAAGAGGTTAAAAAATTACAGCAGCAGAATAACTCTGTCGACCACAGGTCGGAGCTGGACCTGGACGACGATGAAGCTTTAGCTATCATCGAACCGATGATGGAAGTCCAGAAAAAATACTGTCCATTAACTAGTCTAGACCCTGAAATGAAGTTAGAATTACGGAAACGACAAGAAATTATATAT gaACAGTACAAATCTCGAGTAGAACTTTTCGGGACTATGTCAACACTTCCTCCAGATGTTCATCAAGAGTTTAAACAGCTGACTGGTATAGATTTGGACAACCGTGAGGAACTGATGGCTAAGGTCGCCTGTCAGATGGAACATGGATTGAGGAACATGGTGGAGCTTGTTCGTCTCATCCCCGGCTTCTCGGAACTATCTGTAGAGGATCAGACTAATCTAATCAAAT CGAGCCATTTTGAGTTCTGGATCTTGATGGAGTTCCGGATGATAAATCCCGAGCTTTCCGTTGTGTCCGGCTGTCTAAACGCCCACAAAGATGACTTTGCAAAACTCTTCGCGGCAGAACACACTAACGACGTGTTTGACTTCGCGAAAACCTTGCATGCTTTGAATATGAACTCTGAAGAGATTGTCCTACTTCGTGGAGTAGTTGCTACATTCCGAG ATCGTTGCAAGTTACAGGAACCTGAGAAGGTGGAAAAAATACAATGGAAACTTTTGAATTGCATTAGATGGTTGGCCAAGAGAAATAATCTCAATCCAGACAAGAGACTCCGTGTGTTACTAGAACGTTTAACAGCTTTACGCACACTCACAGAATGCAGTCACAAAATGAACAAGATCAAAGCAGAATGGCCGGTGATGTCGAAACACCCTCTTCTGCTTGACTTGATGAAAAGTTCACCAGCATGA
- the LOC138330042 gene encoding nuclear hormone receptor E75-like isoform X2, whose protein sequence is MARTCFGYERQPIDILELTSEEDALFLKEEMIGTTIESQMDVADILNEAIDKPTSPDSTTKPTPSPLLPPCRVCGEKASGFHYGANTCEACKGFFRRSIVKVQNNKEQYKCIGDGKCNIKPGKRSACPLCRYKKCLEVGMSHEAIKTGRYTYEKRTRDTQEVKKLQQQNNSVDHRSELDLDDDEALAIIEPMMEVQKKYCPLTSLDPEMKLELRKRQEIIYEQYKSRVELFGTMSTLPPDVHQEFKQLTGIDLDNREELMAKVACQMEHGLRNMVELVRLIPGFSELSVEDQTNLIKSSHFEFWILMEFRMINPELSVVSGCLNAHKDDFAKLFAAEHTNDVFDFAKTLHALNMNSEEIVLLRGVVATFRDRCKLQEPEKVEKIQWKLLNCIRWLAKRNNLNPDKRLRVLLERLTALRTLTECSHKMNKIKAEWPVMSKHPLLLDLMKSSPA, encoded by the exons ACATCTTGGAACTGACGTCCGAGGAAGACGCCTTGTTCCTGAAAGAGGAGATGATCGGTACGACCATTGAGAGCCAGATGGACGTGGCGGACATACTGAACGAGGCCATAGACAAACCAACTAGTCCAGATTCTACCACCAAACCTACCCCATCACCTCTTCTCCCGCCATGTAGGGTCTGTGGCGAGAAAGCTTCCGGCTTTCATTATGGAGCAAACACGTGTGAAGCATGCAAG GGTTTCTTCAGAAGAAGCATTGTGAAGGTTCAAAATAACAAGGAACAGTACAAATGTATCGGCGACGGCAAGTGCAACATAAAGCCGGGAAAGCGCAGTGCTTGTCCCTTGTGTCGGTATAAGAAGTGTTTGGAAGTCGGCATGTCTCACGAAG CAATCAAGACTGGTCGTTACACGTACGAGAAGCGAACACGTGACACACAAGAGGTTAAAAAATTACAGCAGCAGAATAACTCTGTCGACCACAGGTCGGAGCTGGACCTGGACGACGATGAAGCTTTAGCTATCATCGAACCGATGATGGAAGTCCAGAAAAAATACTGTCCATTAACTAGTCTAGACCCTGAAATGAAGTTAGAATTACGGAAACGACAAGAAATTATATAT gaACAGTACAAATCTCGAGTAGAACTTTTCGGGACTATGTCAACACTTCCTCCAGATGTTCATCAAGAGTTTAAACAGCTGACTGGTATAGATTTGGACAACCGTGAGGAACTGATGGCTAAGGTCGCCTGTCAGATGGAACATGGATTGAGGAACATGGTGGAGCTTGTTCGTCTCATCCCCGGCTTCTCGGAACTATCTGTAGAGGATCAGACTAATCTAATCAAAT CGAGCCATTTTGAGTTCTGGATCTTGATGGAGTTCCGGATGATAAATCCCGAGCTTTCCGTTGTGTCCGGCTGTCTAAACGCCCACAAAGATGACTTTGCAAAACTCTTCGCGGCAGAACACACTAACGACGTGTTTGACTTCGCGAAAACCTTGCATGCTTTGAATATGAACTCTGAAGAGATTGTCCTACTTCGTGGAGTAGTTGCTACATTCCGAG ATCGTTGCAAGTTACAGGAACCTGAGAAGGTGGAAAAAATACAATGGAAACTTTTGAATTGCATTAGATGGTTGGCCAAGAGAAATAATCTCAATCCAGACAAGAGACTCCGTGTGTTACTAGAACGTTTAACAGCTTTACGCACACTCACAGAATGCAGTCACAAAATGAACAAGATCAAAGCAGAATGGCCGGTGATGTCGAAACACCCTCTTCTGCTTGACTTGATGAAAAGTTCACCAGCATGA
- the LOC138330042 gene encoding nuclear hormone receptor E75-like isoform X1, with protein MFTNTEMSHLDDLWDILELTSEEDALFLKEEMIGTTIESQMDVADILNEAIDKPTSPDSTTKPTPSPLLPPCRVCGEKASGFHYGANTCEACKGFFRRSIVKVQNNKEQYKCIGDGKCNIKPGKRSACPLCRYKKCLEVGMSHEAIKTGRYTYEKRTRDTQEVKKLQQQNNSVDHRSELDLDDDEALAIIEPMMEVQKKYCPLTSLDPEMKLELRKRQEIIYEQYKSRVELFGTMSTLPPDVHQEFKQLTGIDLDNREELMAKVACQMEHGLRNMVELVRLIPGFSELSVEDQTNLIKSSHFEFWILMEFRMINPELSVVSGCLNAHKDDFAKLFAAEHTNDVFDFAKTLHALNMNSEEIVLLRGVVATFRDRCKLQEPEKVEKIQWKLLNCIRWLAKRNNLNPDKRLRVLLERLTALRTLTECSHKMNKIKAEWPVMSKHPLLLDLMKSSPA; from the exons ACATCTTGGAACTGACGTCCGAGGAAGACGCCTTGTTCCTGAAAGAGGAGATGATCGGTACGACCATTGAGAGCCAGATGGACGTGGCGGACATACTGAACGAGGCCATAGACAAACCAACTAGTCCAGATTCTACCACCAAACCTACCCCATCACCTCTTCTCCCGCCATGTAGGGTCTGTGGCGAGAAAGCTTCCGGCTTTCATTATGGAGCAAACACGTGTGAAGCATGCAAG GGTTTCTTCAGAAGAAGCATTGTGAAGGTTCAAAATAACAAGGAACAGTACAAATGTATCGGCGACGGCAAGTGCAACATAAAGCCGGGAAAGCGCAGTGCTTGTCCCTTGTGTCGGTATAAGAAGTGTTTGGAAGTCGGCATGTCTCACGAAG CAATCAAGACTGGTCGTTACACGTACGAGAAGCGAACACGTGACACACAAGAGGTTAAAAAATTACAGCAGCAGAATAACTCTGTCGACCACAGGTCGGAGCTGGACCTGGACGACGATGAAGCTTTAGCTATCATCGAACCGATGATGGAAGTCCAGAAAAAATACTGTCCATTAACTAGTCTAGACCCTGAAATGAAGTTAGAATTACGGAAACGACAAGAAATTATATAT gaACAGTACAAATCTCGAGTAGAACTTTTCGGGACTATGTCAACACTTCCTCCAGATGTTCATCAAGAGTTTAAACAGCTGACTGGTATAGATTTGGACAACCGTGAGGAACTGATGGCTAAGGTCGCCTGTCAGATGGAACATGGATTGAGGAACATGGTGGAGCTTGTTCGTCTCATCCCCGGCTTCTCGGAACTATCTGTAGAGGATCAGACTAATCTAATCAAAT CGAGCCATTTTGAGTTCTGGATCTTGATGGAGTTCCGGATGATAAATCCCGAGCTTTCCGTTGTGTCCGGCTGTCTAAACGCCCACAAAGATGACTTTGCAAAACTCTTCGCGGCAGAACACACTAACGACGTGTTTGACTTCGCGAAAACCTTGCATGCTTTGAATATGAACTCTGAAGAGATTGTCCTACTTCGTGGAGTAGTTGCTACATTCCGAG ATCGTTGCAAGTTACAGGAACCTGAGAAGGTGGAAAAAATACAATGGAAACTTTTGAATTGCATTAGATGGTTGGCCAAGAGAAATAATCTCAATCCAGACAAGAGACTCCGTGTGTTACTAGAACGTTTAACAGCTTTACGCACACTCACAGAATGCAGTCACAAAATGAACAAGATCAAAGCAGAATGGCCGGTGATGTCGAAACACCCTCTTCTGCTTGACTTGATGAAAAGTTCACCAGCATGA